From Longimicrobiaceae bacterium, the proteins below share one genomic window:
- a CDS encoding DivIVA domain-containing protein, whose product MIDLTPLDVRKKKGDFARALRGYEPATVDQFLEVVADRMEELLRDNTALSERVAQLSESLSAYRERERAMNEALVAAQQLREELRTQSARESEAVLREARVEAERIVADARRTAQEAAEATRRVYAARARFLRSYRAFLERQIEEVAAEEDRVKDGLRPREEGIEAARTVLEPAPAADDPELEISRGGAEDLAQP is encoded by the coding sequence ATGATCGACCTGACCCCGCTGGACGTTCGCAAGAAGAAGGGTGACTTCGCCCGTGCACTGCGCGGCTACGAGCCCGCCACGGTTGACCAGTTCCTCGAGGTGGTCGCCGACCGCATGGAGGAGCTACTCCGGGACAACACCGCCCTCTCTGAGCGGGTAGCTCAGCTTTCCGAATCGTTGAGCGCATACCGGGAGCGCGAGCGGGCGATGAACGAGGCGCTGGTCGCGGCGCAGCAGCTCCGCGAGGAGCTGCGCACGCAGAGCGCGCGTGAGTCGGAGGCGGTGCTCCGGGAAGCCCGGGTGGAGGCGGAGCGGATCGTCGCGGATGCTCGCCGGACGGCGCAGGAGGCGGCCGAGGCGACCCGAAGGGTGTACGCGGCCCGCGCCCGCTTTCTGCGCAGCTATCGAGCTTTTCTGGAGCGGCAGATCGAGGAGGTGGCGGCCGAGGAAGATCGGGTGAAAGACGGGCTGCGCCCGCGGGAGGAGGGCATCGAGGCAGCGCGGACGGTTCTGGAGCCGGCCCCCGCCGCCGATGACCCGGAGCTCGAGATCAGCCGGGGAGGGGCGGAAGATCTGGCTCAGCCATGA
- a CDS encoding chemotaxis protein CheC — translation MIEIQDLQELQLDALREVASIGAGHAATALSQMTASRIMISVPRLQIARLEEIPELIGTADAVVATVLMHVLGDVTGRTLLVLPENAAQRLSERLLRRATGTVKEFREVEQSALKETGNILCAAYLNALSDFMGLMLLLSVPILVIDQCGAVLTSAYIEFAQAQDFVFSIETQFTLGEGDPVAGHFLLLPDLPSLQVILKSIRLA, via the coding sequence ATGATCGAGATCCAGGACCTTCAGGAGCTGCAGCTCGACGCACTGCGCGAAGTGGCGAGCATCGGCGCCGGACATGCCGCCACCGCCCTGTCGCAGATGACCGCTTCGCGTATCATGATCAGCGTGCCGCGGCTGCAGATCGCCCGGCTCGAGGAGATCCCCGAGCTGATCGGCACGGCCGACGCGGTGGTGGCCACCGTGCTCATGCACGTGCTCGGCGATGTCACCGGGCGGACGCTGCTGGTGCTCCCCGAGAACGCCGCGCAGCGTCTCTCCGAGCGCCTTCTCCGCCGTGCCACCGGAACGGTGAAGGAGTTCCGCGAGGTGGAGCAGTCCGCCCTGAAGGAAACTGGCAATATCCTGTGCGCGGCTTATCTGAATGCCCTGTCGGATTTCATGGGGCTGATGCTGCTCCTCTCCGTGCCGATCCTGGTCATCGACCAGTGCGGCGCGGTGCTTACCAGCGCTTACATCGAGTTCGCCCAGGCACAGGATTTCGTGTTCAGCATCGAGACGCAGTTCACCCTGGGAGAGGGTGATCCGGTGGCCGGTCACTTCCTGCTCCTGCCTGATCTACCCTCGCTCCAGGTCATCTTGAAGTCAATCCGGCTTGCCTGA
- the lspA gene encoding signal peptidase II, protein MNGADSEGALSTVEREATGKLTLYVALVGSIVALDALTKWVVQQTLVLYHPVPILGDFFRLTYIYNPGAAFGLHLGNYSRFIFLALTVVAVVVLYLWYRATPAEDRLRLVAIACVTGGAIGNLIDRVRSHQGVVDFLDVGIGALRWPVFNVADIAVTTGAILLAISLWKEEQRHEAHGK, encoded by the coding sequence GTGAACGGGGCGGATTCGGAGGGGGCACTGAGCACCGTGGAGCGGGAAGCCACTGGTAAGCTGACCCTCTACGTGGCGCTGGTGGGGAGCATCGTCGCGCTCGACGCATTGACCAAGTGGGTGGTGCAGCAGACACTGGTGCTGTACCACCCGGTGCCTATCCTGGGGGACTTCTTCCGACTGACCTACATCTACAATCCCGGAGCGGCGTTCGGACTGCACCTGGGGAACTACTCGAGATTCATCTTCCTGGCGCTGACGGTGGTGGCGGTGGTCGTCCTGTACCTGTGGTACCGGGCGACCCCAGCGGAGGATCGGTTGCGGCTGGTGGCAATCGCCTGCGTGACCGGCGGAGCGATCGGGAACCTCATCGATCGTGTGCGCTCCCACCAGGGCGTGGTCGACTTTCTGGACGTGGGGATCGGCGCCCTGCGCTGGCCCGTCTTCAACGTCGCCGACATCGCCGTGACCACCGGCGCAATCCTGCTGGCCATTTCACTCTGGAAGGAGGAGCAGCGCCACGAAGCCCATGGCAAATGA
- a CDS encoding response regulator — protein sequence MSSTVLICDDAIFMRTMIGDILRQAGFEVVGEAENGQQAVEKYRELRPDLVTMDIVMPDMGGIDAVREIIRDDPKAKILMCSAMGQQALVIEAIQAGARDFVVKPFQPSRVLEAVQRVLA from the coding sequence ATGAGCTCGACCGTACTCATCTGTGACGACGCCATCTTCATGCGGACGATGATCGGCGACATCCTGCGCCAGGCAGGCTTCGAGGTGGTTGGCGAGGCCGAGAACGGCCAGCAGGCAGTCGAAAAGTACCGCGAGCTGCGGCCCGATCTCGTCACCATGGACATCGTGATGCCCGACATGGGCGGGATCGACGCCGTGCGCGAGATCATTCGCGACGACCCCAAGGCCAAGATCCTGATGTGCAGCGCGATGGGGCAGCAGGCGCTGGTGATCGAAGCAATCCAGGCCGGCGCCCGCGACTTCGTGGTCAAGCCGTTCCAGCCTTCACGGGTGCTCGAGGCGGTCCAACGGGTGCTCGCCTGA
- a CDS encoding purine-nucleoside phosphorylase, translated as MIDAATHLGRLREAVAAVQGRSPDSPQVGIVLGTGLGALAEEIEVDVAIPYSEIPHFVPSTVESHSGRLLLGRLEGQRVVAMQGRLHLYEGYAAWQVVFPVRVMALLGVHTLIVSNASGGMNPLWSPGDVMLIADHINLLGDNPLIGPNLDELGPRFPDMSAAYDPELQRLAQEVALEERIPLRRGVYVAVPGPNLETAAEYRMLRTIGADVVGMSTVPEVIAAVHAGLRVLGLSIITDACLPDALRPTSLQEILETARSAEPKLTALVKGVLRKLDAGS; from the coding sequence ATGATCGACGCCGCGACGCACCTTGGCCGGCTCCGGGAGGCCGTTGCCGCGGTGCAGGGAAGGAGCCCCGACTCACCGCAGGTCGGCATCGTCCTCGGGACCGGGCTGGGCGCTCTGGCCGAGGAGATCGAGGTCGACGTCGCCATCCCTTACTCGGAGATCCCCCACTTCGTGCCGTCGACCGTCGAGTCGCATTCCGGCCGACTGCTGCTGGGAAGGCTGGAGGGGCAGCGGGTCGTGGCGATGCAGGGGCGGCTGCACCTCTACGAGGGGTACGCGGCCTGGCAGGTCGTTTTCCCGGTTCGGGTGATGGCGCTGTTGGGCGTGCACACGTTGATCGTGTCGAACGCCAGCGGGGGGATGAATCCGCTCTGGTCCCCCGGCGACGTGATGTTGATCGCCGACCATATCAACCTGCTCGGCGACAACCCGCTGATCGGACCCAACCTGGACGAGTTGGGACCACGGTTCCCGGACATGTCGGCGGCCTACGATCCCGAGCTGCAGCGTCTGGCGCAGGAGGTCGCGCTGGAAGAGCGCATACCGCTGCGGCGCGGCGTCTACGTCGCGGTGCCCGGTCCGAACCTGGAGACGGCCGCGGAGTACCGTATGCTTCGGACGATCGGTGCGGACGTGGTGGGGATGTCTACCGTGCCCGAGGTGATCGCGGCCGTGCACGCGGGGCTCCGCGTGCTCGGCCTTTCGATCATCACGGACGCGTGCCTTCCCGACGCGCTGCGGCCGACCAGCCTCCAGGAGATCCTGGAGACCGCGCGAAGCGCCGAGCCCAAGTTGACGGCGCTGGTGAAGGGGGTGTTGAGGAAGCTGGACGCTGGAAGCTAG
- the ileS gene encoding isoleucine--tRNA ligase, with product MKRYRDLPSSVEELETEILATWNEEGTFARSVEQNAGGEPYVFYEGPPTANGRPGIHHVFSRTIKDVVARFWTMQGRHVPRIAGWDTHGLPVEIEAERRLGISGKPEIEKVGIARFNEVCRESVLTYTEEWERFSARIGYWLDYSRPYVTYHASYIESIWWSLKQIADRGLIYRGHKILPYCPRCGTGLSSHEVALGYQDVLDPSLYVTFPLEDQATEGEPVALLVWTTTPWTLVSNVAAAVDPELEYAEVRHDGRRLVLARTRVPALFGQDAEIVRTFPGSELIGLRYVRPFDWVAAPEQSRERAWRVVGADFVSAEDGTGIVHLAPAFGADDYAVGQAHGLPILQPVDDRGQFEADLPLVGGKFVKEADDLLVRALKEAGRVFRFGRESHSYPHCWRCGSPLLYMARDSWFIRTTQVRDDLLANNSRVNWYPPEVGAGRFGEWIANNVDWALSRNRYWGTPLPAWVCDRNVEHVEFVGSFAQLAERVGGLPEPFDPHRPFIDEYTWTCTEPDCGGTMRRTPEVIDVWYDSGAMPFAQWHYPFENRDTAERFFPADFICEGVDQTRGWFYSLMAISTLLGRGPAFRNVIVNDLVLDADGQKMSKSRGNVVDPWEALSQYGADAIRWYLLASSNPWLPKRFDPAAVREVQRKVFDTLRSTYHFFSLYADLEGWQPSWKDVPVSQRPVMDRWVLSRLAAVTASMTEQLESYNLTHAVRALGDFIVDELSNWYVRRSRDRFWGSGDSQDTRAAFATLHRCLLEVARLAAPFAPFLSDWLHRSLAAGESAHLCRYPVADEALRDPQLDAGMEAVRTLATLGRAARDRVRIRVRQPLEVLYAVVPDSGLVTPDLLAILRDELNVHRVEFMGRAEELVTFTARPNFKAIGARFGSRTQQVAAAIRALPSSTLAAFHAGGTLRVKVDGEEVQLSREEVELVQESKGELVVEAEGGYTVALDPTITPELRAEGLAREVVNRVQRLRKDAGLEVADRIRLAVQGGEELRHALETHRAFVCGETLALELQVVDSGIESFGHAESREIDLDGEPAVIALSRAQAGVAG from the coding sequence ATGAAGCGATACAGAGACCTCCCGTCGTCGGTCGAGGAGCTCGAGACAGAGATCCTGGCCACGTGGAACGAGGAGGGGACTTTTGCCCGCAGCGTGGAGCAGAACGCGGGCGGGGAACCGTACGTTTTCTACGAGGGACCTCCCACGGCCAACGGCCGACCGGGCATTCACCATGTGTTCTCGCGCACCATCAAGGACGTGGTCGCGCGTTTCTGGACGATGCAGGGCCGCCACGTGCCACGGATCGCCGGCTGGGATACGCACGGCCTGCCAGTCGAGATCGAGGCGGAAAGGCGCCTGGGAATCTCCGGGAAGCCGGAGATCGAAAAGGTCGGAATCGCGCGGTTCAACGAAGTCTGCCGCGAGAGCGTGCTCACCTACACGGAGGAATGGGAGCGCTTCTCCGCGCGCATCGGCTACTGGCTGGACTACTCCCGGCCGTATGTCACCTACCACGCCTCGTACATCGAGTCGATCTGGTGGAGCCTGAAGCAGATCGCCGATCGCGGGCTGATCTACCGGGGACACAAGATCCTCCCGTACTGCCCGCGCTGTGGCACGGGGCTGTCCAGCCACGAGGTGGCGCTCGGCTACCAGGACGTCCTCGATCCGTCGCTGTACGTCACCTTCCCGCTGGAAGACCAGGCGACCGAGGGTGAGCCGGTGGCGCTGCTGGTCTGGACGACCACCCCCTGGACCCTGGTCTCCAATGTCGCGGCCGCGGTGGATCCGGAGCTGGAGTACGCCGAGGTGCGGCACGACGGGAGGCGGTTGGTGCTGGCCCGCACGCGCGTGCCGGCCCTGTTCGGCCAGGACGCCGAGATCGTACGAACCTTCCCCGGCAGTGAGCTGATCGGGCTGCGCTACGTGCGACCCTTCGACTGGGTGGCGGCTCCGGAGCAGAGCCGCGAGCGGGCCTGGCGCGTGGTCGGGGCGGACTTCGTTTCGGCCGAGGACGGTACCGGCATCGTGCATCTGGCCCCCGCCTTCGGGGCAGACGACTACGCCGTCGGCCAGGCGCACGGGCTGCCCATCCTGCAGCCGGTGGACGATCGTGGCCAGTTCGAGGCGGATCTGCCGCTGGTGGGCGGGAAGTTCGTGAAGGAGGCCGACGACCTGCTGGTGCGTGCCCTCAAGGAGGCGGGGCGCGTTTTCCGCTTCGGCCGGGAATCGCACTCCTATCCGCATTGTTGGCGGTGCGGCAGCCCGCTGCTCTACATGGCGCGCGACTCCTGGTTCATCCGTACCACCCAGGTGCGCGACGACCTGCTCGCCAACAACTCGCGGGTCAACTGGTACCCGCCGGAGGTGGGTGCCGGGCGCTTCGGCGAATGGATCGCCAACAACGTCGATTGGGCGCTGTCGCGAAACCGCTACTGGGGCACTCCGCTCCCCGCCTGGGTCTGCGACCGGAACGTTGAGCACGTGGAGTTCGTCGGCTCCTTCGCACAGCTCGCCGAACGGGTCGGGGGACTGCCGGAGCCGTTCGATCCGCATCGCCCCTTCATCGACGAGTACACCTGGACGTGCACCGAGCCGGACTGCGGCGGCACCATGCGCCGGACCCCGGAAGTGATCGACGTCTGGTACGACTCCGGGGCCATGCCGTTCGCGCAGTGGCACTATCCGTTCGAGAATCGGGATACCGCCGAGCGCTTCTTCCCCGCGGACTTCATCTGCGAGGGGGTGGATCAGACGCGCGGGTGGTTCTATTCCCTGATGGCGATCTCCACCCTGCTCGGACGTGGACCTGCCTTCCGCAACGTGATCGTGAACGATCTCGTGCTCGACGCGGACGGCCAGAAGATGTCCAAGTCACGGGGCAACGTGGTGGATCCGTGGGAGGCGCTGTCCCAGTACGGCGCGGACGCCATCCGCTGGTACCTGCTCGCCTCTTCCAATCCGTGGTTGCCGAAGCGCTTCGATCCGGCGGCCGTGCGAGAAGTGCAGCGCAAGGTATTCGACACCCTGCGCAGCACCTACCACTTCTTCTCGCTGTACGCGGACCTGGAGGGGTGGCAACCGAGCTGGAAGGACGTGCCGGTCTCGCAGCGCCCGGTCATGGACCGGTGGGTGCTCTCTCGGCTGGCGGCGGTGACCGCCTCGATGACGGAGCAACTGGAGAGCTACAACCTCACCCACGCGGTGCGAGCGCTGGGAGATTTCATTGTCGACGAGCTGTCGAACTGGTACGTACGACGCTCACGGGATCGTTTCTGGGGGAGCGGCGACAGCCAGGATACCCGCGCCGCCTTCGCCACGCTGCATCGCTGTCTGCTGGAAGTGGCGCGGCTGGCGGCGCCGTTCGCCCCGTTTCTCTCTGACTGGCTGCACCGATCCCTCGCCGCCGGAGAGAGCGCGCACCTCTGTCGCTACCCGGTGGCCGACGAGGCACTGCGTGATCCCCAGCTCGACGCGGGGATGGAGGCGGTGCGCACCCTCGCCACGCTCGGTCGTGCGGCGCGGGACCGTGTTCGCATCAGGGTCCGCCAGCCGCTCGAGGTTCTGTACGCCGTGGTACCGGATTCCGGGCTGGTGACCCCGGATCTACTCGCGATCCTGCGCGACGAGCTGAACGTGCACCGGGTGGAGTTCATGGGGCGGGCGGAAGAGCTGGTGACCTTCACCGCGCGTCCGAACTTCAAAGCGATCGGGGCGCGCTTCGGCAGCCGGACGCAGCAGGTGGCCGCGGCGATCCGCGCGCTGCCCTCCTCCACGCTGGCGGCGTTCCACGCGGGCGGTACGCTGCGCGTGAAGGTGGACGGCGAGGAGGTGCAACTCAGCCGCGAGGAGGTGGAGCTGGTCCAGGAGTCGAAGGGAGAGCTGGTGGTGGAGGCCGAGGGCGGGTATACGGTCGCGCTCGATCCGACTATCACGCCCGAGCTGCGCGCGGAGGGTCTGGCCCGTGAGGTAGTGAATCGGGTGCAGCGCCTGCGCAAGGATGCGGGGTTGGAGGTCGCGGACCGGATCCGATTGGCGGTGCAGGGCGGGGAGGAGCTGAGGCACGCCCTGGAGACCCACCGCGCCTTTGTCTGCGGTGAAACGCTCGCGCTCGAGCTACAGGTGGTGGACTCGGGCATCGAGAGCTTCGGTCATGCCGAATCCAGGGAGATCGACCTGGACGGTGAGCCGGCTGTCATCGCGCTGAGCCGCGCGCAGGCCGGGGTGGCCGGGTGA
- a CDS encoding chemotaxis protein CheA, with product MDPSRYSELFHSEAREHLGTLTRLLLELERDPERPGVVEQLFRSVHTLKGSSAAMGYQSASEVAHALEELLARLRQGSLAIGPTTIDLLLQGADALERAIEHPEEGASAVVLDRLAAYVEAGAPSRTAAPASSAGPAATPDSGAPTSAGPAHRVKVRLESDTALPAVRATLVLRAARSLGEVSQIQPPEASILAGELQGPFAFVIHGEATPEQIEAAVRSAGEVAEVEVNPLATTEGEPERTRPREDRTPRLGPIVRVPQSRLDALVDQVGELIIARDRLRRTVAEPAEADPELAESLEGVSRLIDDLREEIMRLRMVPVGEVFDRFPRMVRDAARRLDRRVELEISGREEEVDRGLLNEVADLLVHLLRNAVDHGIEPPEERERAGKPRVGRIRLSAIREASMVRIEVADDGRGLQRERILATAVKRGLIEAPDRHLSDQEIWALLTTPGFSTSERVTDVSGRGVGLDMVRTRAQALGGSLEVRSEAGKGATFTLRIPLSLTLVRALRFEAGGAYYSVPLSGVVEVAELVDYDGHSLQVRGETLPALDLRVLFAGGSGSPGRENVAVVVVEFGGEKAGLIVAALEGQHQAVVKPVDLPEGALPIFGGATILPDGRPSLILDPARTVAFATGRADLSARA from the coding sequence ATGGACCCGTCGCGGTACAGCGAGCTCTTCCATTCCGAGGCACGAGAGCACCTCGGAACGCTGACGCGGCTCCTGCTCGAGCTGGAGCGCGACCCGGAGCGCCCGGGAGTGGTGGAGCAGCTCTTCCGGTCGGTCCACACGCTGAAGGGCTCCTCGGCGGCGATGGGGTACCAATCGGCGAGCGAGGTGGCGCATGCGCTCGAGGAGCTGCTCGCCCGACTGCGCCAGGGATCCCTCGCCATCGGCCCCACCACCATCGACCTGCTCCTGCAGGGCGCCGACGCTCTCGAGCGGGCCATCGAGCACCCGGAGGAGGGTGCCTCGGCGGTGGTGCTGGACCGGCTCGCGGCATATGTAGAGGCTGGCGCCCCAAGCCGGACTGCGGCCCCAGCGAGCTCGGCGGGGCCAGCCGCCACTCCGGATTCCGGTGCTCCCACGTCGGCTGGACCCGCTCACCGGGTCAAGGTTCGGCTGGAGAGCGACACAGCGCTTCCCGCCGTGCGGGCGACGCTGGTCCTGCGCGCCGCGCGCTCCCTCGGCGAGGTGTCGCAGATCCAGCCGCCGGAGGCCTCGATCCTGGCCGGCGAGCTGCAGGGCCCGTTCGCCTTCGTCATCCACGGCGAGGCGACGCCTGAGCAGATCGAGGCGGCGGTGCGCTCGGCGGGTGAGGTGGCGGAGGTGGAGGTCAATCCCCTCGCCACGACCGAGGGCGAGCCGGAACGCACCCGACCTCGCGAAGATCGGACGCCGCGGCTCGGACCGATCGTTCGGGTGCCCCAGAGCCGTCTGGACGCGCTGGTGGACCAGGTCGGCGAGCTGATCATCGCGCGGGATCGTCTGCGGAGGACGGTCGCTGAACCGGCGGAGGCGGATCCGGAGCTGGCCGAGTCGCTGGAGGGCGTCTCCCGCCTCATCGACGATCTCCGCGAGGAGATCATGCGCCTGCGCATGGTCCCGGTGGGGGAGGTGTTCGACCGCTTCCCGCGCATGGTGCGCGATGCTGCGCGGCGGCTTGATCGACGGGTCGAGCTGGAGATCAGCGGCCGGGAGGAGGAGGTCGACCGCGGGCTGCTCAACGAGGTGGCGGATCTGCTCGTCCACCTGCTTCGGAACGCCGTCGACCACGGCATTGAGCCACCGGAAGAGCGGGAGAGAGCGGGCAAGCCACGCGTCGGCCGCATCCGGCTCTCCGCCATCCGGGAGGCTTCGATGGTGCGGATCGAGGTCGCGGACGACGGGCGGGGGCTGCAGCGCGAGCGGATACTGGCCACGGCCGTGAAGCGCGGGCTCATCGAGGCGCCGGATCGACACCTCAGCGACCAGGAGATCTGGGCGCTGCTCACCACGCCAGGATTCTCCACCAGCGAGCGGGTGACCGATGTCTCGGGGCGCGGGGTGGGCCTCGACATGGTCCGGACCAGGGCGCAGGCGCTCGGTGGCAGCCTGGAGGTGCGCAGCGAAGCCGGGAAGGGAGCGACCTTCACCCTGCGCATCCCGCTTTCACTTACGCTGGTGCGGGCGCTGCGCTTCGAGGCCGGAGGAGCGTACTATTCCGTCCCGCTCTCCGGGGTGGTGGAAGTGGCGGAGCTGGTCGACTATGATGGGCACTCGCTCCAGGTGCGCGGTGAGACGCTCCCCGCCCTGGACCTGCGCGTCCTCTTCGCGGGCGGCTCGGGTTCACCAGGTCGGGAGAATGTGGCTGTCGTGGTGGTTGAGTTCGGCGGTGAAAAGGCAGGGTTGATCGTGGCGGCTCTGGAAGGACAGCATCAGGCCGTGGTGAAGCCGGTCGATCTCCCGGAAGGGGCTCTGCCCATCTTCGGTGGTGCGACCATCCTGCCGGATGGTCGCCCCTCGCTCATCCTCGATCCGGCCAGGACCGTCGCGTTCGCGACGGGGCGGGCGGATCTCTCTGCCAGGGCTTGA
- a CDS encoding RluA family pseudouridine synthase, translating to MANEEDWTELTVEGENESRLDAYLAGRLPLSRSRVAQLIEEGAVLLNGHVPRKRDIPAPGDRISIRIPPPEPSPLTPEPIPFDILYQDTDLLVIDKPGGLVVHPAPGHRGGTLVNALLHEVGDLSGIGGVLRPGIVHRLDKDTSGLMLVAKNDEAHRRLADELRQRRIIRLYVAAAWGHLPAEEMTTDAPIGRHPTDRKRMAVVEGGRRAVTHFRVLERWRAADLVRARLETGRTHQIRVHLAHLGHPVVGDPVYGAARERGFSGPARAWAQEFARRVPRQFLHATELRFVHPRSGEEMRFVSELPDELARAAEWARGGTRAVD from the coding sequence ATGGCAAATGAGGAGGACTGGACGGAGTTGACCGTTGAGGGGGAGAACGAGTCGCGCCTGGATGCGTACCTGGCCGGCCGGCTTCCCCTCTCGCGCTCGCGCGTGGCACAGCTGATCGAAGAGGGGGCGGTTCTGCTCAACGGACATGTCCCTCGCAAGCGGGACATACCCGCTCCGGGAGACCGGATCTCCATCCGAATTCCCCCTCCCGAACCCTCACCGCTCACGCCCGAGCCCATACCGTTCGATATTCTCTACCAGGACACCGACCTGCTCGTGATCGACAAGCCCGGGGGGCTCGTCGTGCACCCCGCGCCCGGACACCGGGGCGGTACGCTGGTCAACGCCCTGCTCCACGAGGTGGGCGACCTCTCCGGGATCGGGGGCGTGCTCCGGCCCGGGATCGTGCACCGGCTGGACAAGGACACCTCCGGGTTGATGCTGGTGGCCAAGAATGACGAGGCGCACCGGAGGCTCGCCGACGAGCTTCGGCAGCGGCGGATAATCCGGCTCTACGTGGCAGCCGCCTGGGGCCACCTTCCCGCGGAGGAGATGACCACGGACGCTCCGATCGGACGTCACCCGACCGATCGGAAGCGGATGGCGGTGGTCGAGGGCGGACGGCGTGCTGTGACCCATTTCCGGGTGCTGGAGCGCTGGCGCGCCGCGGATCTGGTGCGCGCGCGCCTGGAGACCGGGCGGACCCACCAGATCCGCGTCCACCTGGCGCACCTGGGCCATCCCGTTGTCGGCGATCCGGTTTACGGCGCCGCGCGGGAACGGGGATTTTCGGGACCGGCCCGTGCCTGGGCGCAGGAGTTCGCTCGTCGGGTGCCACGGCAGTTTCTCCACGCCACCGAGCTGAGGTTCGTTCACCCCCGAAGCGGAGAGGAGATGAGGTTCGTTTCCGAGCTTCCTGATGAACTGGCTCGCGCCGCGGAATGGGCGCGTGGGGGGACTCGTGCCGTCGACTGA
- a CDS encoding chemotaxis protein CheW, producing the protein MNWLAPRNGRVGGLVPSTEAQQARADLLSTTPSDAWDEGAEDTLAGESLRRLLLVSLQEEVVALPAELVVEVLPERIYAHIPGAPRPVAGVANRRGRMLTVVDLGVALGGAPTTAAGHRVVVVAFRGREIGLAVRDVLQFATDWWSQAQAEALEDEGMLAAVEEGSGAGGDLAAGSGGDEQLRVIEVESVLAPLFGGEDHGVGEPSEGRT; encoded by the coding sequence ATGAACTGGCTCGCGCCGCGGAATGGGCGCGTGGGGGGACTCGTGCCGTCGACTGAAGCGCAGCAGGCGCGGGCCGACCTGCTGTCGACGACGCCTTCGGACGCGTGGGACGAGGGCGCGGAGGATACGCTTGCCGGCGAGTCCCTGCGCCGCCTCCTGCTCGTTTCGCTGCAGGAAGAAGTTGTAGCGCTGCCCGCCGAGTTGGTCGTCGAGGTGCTCCCGGAGCGTATCTACGCCCACATTCCCGGCGCGCCGCGGCCTGTCGCAGGGGTGGCAAACCGGCGGGGGAGGATGCTCACCGTGGTGGATCTGGGAGTTGCCCTGGGCGGAGCGCCCACTACGGCGGCGGGCCATCGGGTCGTGGTCGTCGCGTTCCGGGGCAGGGAGATCGGCCTGGCGGTGCGTGACGTCCTGCAGTTTGCCACCGACTGGTGGAGTCAGGCGCAGGCGGAGGCGCTGGAGGACGAAGGCATGTTGGCCGCCGTCGAGGAGGGGAGTGGTGCGGGCGGCGATCTCGCGGCTGGAAGTGGCGGAGACGAGCAGCTCCGCGTCATCGAAGTAGAATCCGTGCTCGCACCTCTCTTTGGCGGCGAGGATCACGGCGTCGGGGAACCAAGCGAAGGAAGAACATGA